A single genomic interval of Pan paniscus chromosome 18, NHGRI_mPanPan1-v2.0_pri, whole genome shotgun sequence harbors:
- the LOC134729392 gene encoding collagen alpha-1(VII) chain-like produces MAWPDAGAPGLPGVTQGSGAGRPLRRGGPGWSGGGGGRSEPVSPGRLRRRGEGGVCRPGGDRGVGEGTLPPRGERPTAGPGPRPRPPPRGGLGPAVPEGGSDPFNQRAGGEGAAPFRVRQPTRDTRVSELAARETRVTYRAGALKAPTPGPVAAAATEPRGLPGPIGRRSWSVTRKVQMQSRGSCCRFLPAHRTHLGPPPTAQDAPPTPCSGPAESWCPQRPPAPVRRPRGPCCFALGTTGARPGAEGARALGGSIGLQAEEQGPCHLPGGRSHLCSQVRGSSGGETECALGGSTHRRWRAGCRPGLPSLPRPTVSLGSGTCLGRPRPPSAVPLPPGGPALRSGSPHPSVALRASPGAPAELIC; encoded by the coding sequence ATGGCGTGGCCGGACGCGGGGGCCCCGGGCCTTCCGGGCGTGACCCAGGGCTCGGGGGCGGGGAGGCCCCTCCGGCGGGGCGGCCCTGGGTGGTCCGGCGGAGGCGGAGGCCGCTCCGAGCCTGTGAGCCCTGGGCGCCTGCGGAGGCGGGGAGAGGGCGGGGTGTGCCGCCCTGGTGGGGACCGCGGGGTCGGAGAGGGGACATTGCCCCCCCGAGGCGAACGTCCAACCGCGGGTCCGGGTCCCCGCCCAAGGCCGCCCCCGCGAGGTGGCCTCGGCCCGGCCGTCCCCGAGGGTGGCTCGGATCCTTTCAACCAGCGCGCTGGAGGCGAAGGGGCTGCGCCATTCCGGGTCAGGCAGCCAACGCGGGACACGCGCGTCTCCGAGCTTGCGGCCCGCGAAACCCGGGTGACCTACCGCGCCGGTGCCCTCAAAGCCCCCACGCCCGGGCCGGTGGCCGCTGCAGCCACTGAGCCACGCGGTCTCCCCGGCCCGATCGGCAGAAGGAGCTGGTCCGTTACTAGAAAAGTCCAGATGCAAAGTCGGGGGTCGTGCTGCCGCTTCCTGCCAGCGCACCGCACCCACCTGGGGCCGCCACCGACCGCACAGGACGCGCCTCCTACCCCCTGTTCTGGCCCGGCCGAGAGCTGGTGCCCCCAGCGGCCGCCCGCCCCCGTCCGCAGACCCCGGGGCCCTTGCTGCTTTGCATTGGGAACAACCGGAGCCAGGCCCGGAGCTGAGGGGGCCAGGGCCCTTGGAGGAAGCATTGGCCTCCAGGCTGAAGAGCAAGGGCCGTGTCACCTGCCGGGAGGGCGGTCTCATCTCTGCAGCCAGGTCAGAGGAAGCAGCGGTGGGGAGACGGAGTGCGCGTTGGGAGGCTCCACGCATCGTAGGTGGAGAGCTGGCTGCCGGCCTGGCCTGCCCTCTCTTCCCCGTCCCACCGTCTCGCTTGGCTCTGGCACCTGCCTGGGAAGACCCAGACCTCCGTCTGCAGTGCCCCTTCCCCCTGGAGGCCCTGCCCTCCGCTCGGGGTCCCCGCATCCTTCCGTGGCCCTCAGAGCATCGCCTGGGGCGCCCGCGGAACTCATCTGTTAG